From a region of the Mycobacterium sp. SMC-8 genome:
- a CDS encoding nitroreductase family deazaflavin-dependent oxidoreductase: protein MDKQAFDEMNRAVIDEFRASGGKAGGIFEGKPLVLVHHIGAKSGIERIAPLVPLLDDGRIFVFASKGGADTDPDWYRNLVAHPHVTVELGAETFQATARTLTGAERDEIYAKQVAAEPQFGDYQTLTSRVIPVVELVRSS, encoded by the coding sequence ATGGACAAACAAGCGTTCGACGAGATGAACCGCGCGGTGATCGACGAGTTCCGCGCCAGCGGCGGCAAGGCCGGCGGCATATTCGAGGGCAAGCCGCTCGTGCTCGTCCACCACATCGGCGCCAAGTCGGGCATCGAACGCATCGCGCCGCTGGTCCCGCTGCTCGACGACGGCCGCATCTTCGTGTTCGCCAGCAAGGGCGGCGCCGACACCGACCCCGACTGGTACCGCAACCTGGTCGCGCATCCGCACGTCACCGTCGAGCTGGGCGCCGAGACGTTTCAGGCCACGGCACGCACATTGACGGGCGCTGAGCGTGACGAGATCTACGCCAAGCAGGTCGCCGCGGAACCGCAGTTCGGTGACTACCAGACGTTGACTTCCCGGGTCATCCCCGTCGTCGAGCTGGTGCGGTCGAGCTGA
- a CDS encoding DUF3349 domain-containing protein, whose translation MPGPLLKVLDFCRAGYPPTGVPAHGYVPLIALYGRRDADAAISSTAPARRRG comes from the coding sequence ATGCCTGGCCCGTTGCTCAAGGTGCTCGACTTCTGCCGCGCCGGATATCCGCCCACGGGCGTTCCGGCGCACGGGTACGTCCCGCTGATCGCGCTGTACGGACGCCGCGACGCCGACGCTGCGATCAGCTCGACCGCACCAGCTCGACGACGGGGATGA
- a CDS encoding PE-PPE domain-containing protein — protein MGKKSIKAAVSAVGTAGVALAGAAAIGVAPAVSVAPALTASLHYLRGTSIGYLPSEQMYQDFIGRVIDGAGVTPPDSPYQKVDYNGGFWPVSHGGFRDLTFNKSVRQGVGALEARDPAAGDVIFGFSQGAVVASQYKGAHTGNTYVLVANPNRPNGGVMQRFKGITVPIVDLTFDGATPNNGDLTHDVVRQYDGWADFPTYLWNPVAIANAIMGIIFVHGNIQLDLTAGELEDAKESGDSDYYQFDADSNTHYYVLKTYPVPLLMPVAWLPDPVIAALDAPLRKFIELAYDRSDYSVPKRSTFFAPLTPPTKTEPVVEEQSEVPEGPAADTDEDTQRRRDDEAVEISEVQNLSDEVREPGDDSATEAIEADDDDVADDIDTSAVVDEESETTPVDDGAGESDGQDGPEESTEDDEPATAPSDTGADAGEAA, from the coding sequence ATGGGCAAGAAGAGCATCAAGGCAGCGGTATCGGCGGTCGGTACCGCCGGCGTCGCACTGGCCGGCGCCGCCGCGATCGGCGTCGCGCCCGCGGTGTCGGTCGCTCCTGCGCTGACGGCGTCACTGCATTATCTGCGCGGCACCAGCATCGGCTACCTGCCCAGCGAGCAGATGTACCAGGACTTCATCGGGAGGGTGATCGACGGCGCCGGAGTGACGCCGCCGGACTCGCCTTACCAGAAAGTCGATTACAACGGCGGTTTCTGGCCTGTCTCACACGGCGGTTTCCGCGACCTGACGTTCAACAAGTCGGTGCGCCAGGGTGTTGGGGCGCTGGAAGCCCGGGACCCGGCCGCCGGTGATGTGATCTTCGGATTCTCCCAGGGCGCGGTCGTCGCATCTCAGTACAAGGGCGCGCACACCGGCAACACCTACGTTCTCGTCGCGAACCCGAACCGGCCCAACGGCGGTGTGATGCAGCGCTTCAAGGGGATCACTGTCCCGATCGTGGACTTGACCTTCGACGGCGCCACCCCGAACAACGGGGACCTCACCCACGACGTCGTGCGCCAGTACGACGGGTGGGCCGACTTCCCGACCTATTTGTGGAACCCAGTGGCAATCGCGAACGCGATCATGGGAATCATCTTCGTACACGGCAACATTCAGCTTGACCTGACCGCCGGGGAGCTGGAAGACGCCAAGGAGTCCGGGGATTCGGATTACTACCAGTTCGACGCGGACTCCAACACCCACTACTACGTGCTCAAGACCTATCCGGTGCCGCTGCTGATGCCGGTGGCGTGGCTGCCCGATCCGGTCATCGCCGCGCTGGACGCCCCGCTGCGCAAGTTCATCGAACTCGCCTACGACAGAAGCGATTACAGCGTGCCGAAGCGCTCCACGTTCTTCGCGCCGCTCACGCCGCCGACCAAGACCGAGCCTGTGGTCGAGGAGCAGTCCGAGGTGCCCGAAGGTCCGGCGGCAGATACCGACGAAGACACCCAGCGCCGCCGCGATGACGAGGCCGTCGAGATCAGCGAGGTCCAGAACCTCAGCGACGAGGTCCGAGAGCCCGGCGACGACAGCGCCACCGAGGCGATCGAGGCCGACGATGACGACGTTGCGGACGACATCGACACGTCGGCGGTGGTCGACGAAGAGTCGGAGACCACCCCGGTCGATGACGGGGCCGGGGAGAGCGACGGGCAGGACGGGCCGGAGGAGTCGACCGAGGACGACGAACCGGCGACGGCGCCGTCGGACACCGGTGCCGACGCCGGCGAGGCCGCCTGA
- a CDS encoding PQQ-dependent sugar dehydrogenase, whose translation MGGSGGYARHVGRIGGLAFALGVGTALLTGTAVAAAGTGEPGTPTTNSSASAPDGTDSGPATDSPTASLGGSEEPDDVEDDTDVAADDADAEAESEDTKADDAAEPEPEPETDSETEPEAEGEGPDTTSRAEGGSPDPSSRTAAGVAAEVEEPSFFEKLFSNTSPTLDHRPAEDTVIEGRVVGDLRAQDPDSSRLTYTATRPQHGSVVVNADGTFLYTPDDDYPGQDTFQVTVSDARSGFHIHGAAGLLNLFTFGLLGSSGHRTTQTVFIGYDRATVVDGLASPVDFRFLPDGRILVAEKAGAIRVVENGVLRADPLIQLAVRTDSERGIAGLAVDPAFATNGRLYVAYVAADTTRNTLARLVVTGDTATLDKVLVESSLSAAPNHHGGALGFGPDGALYWGVGDNAVGANAQNLGNIHGKILRLHTDGSVPADNPVINGARTHIYAYGLRNPFRLTFTPTGQLLVADVGNAGFEEVNRITAGGNYGWPSSEGVCTAGCAGKSDPVFTYPRGGGAAITSVAVYQGRVFIADTVQGWIRTLTCTPDYTSCGDVRTFDPAAGATVVLAAGPDGNLYQLTYSPGRLVTITPATSV comes from the coding sequence ATGGGGGGATCGGGCGGGTACGCGCGGCACGTGGGGCGGATCGGTGGTCTGGCGTTTGCTCTCGGGGTGGGCACTGCGCTGCTGACCGGCACGGCGGTGGCGGCCGCGGGAACGGGTGAGCCGGGGACGCCGACGACGAACTCGTCGGCATCGGCACCGGACGGCACGGATTCGGGACCGGCCACCGACTCCCCGACAGCGTCGCTCGGCGGGTCCGAGGAGCCCGACGACGTCGAGGACGACACCGACGTCGCGGCCGACGATGCCGATGCCGAGGCCGAGTCGGAGGACACGAAGGCCGACGACGCTGCCGAACCCGAACCCGAACCCGAAACTGACAGCGAGACGGAGCCGGAAGCCGAGGGCGAGGGTCCGGATACGACGTCGCGTGCCGAGGGCGGGTCACCGGACCCGTCGTCCCGCACCGCCGCCGGAGTCGCCGCCGAGGTCGAGGAGCCGAGTTTCTTCGAGAAGCTGTTCTCCAACACGTCGCCCACACTGGATCACCGGCCCGCCGAGGACACCGTGATCGAGGGCCGGGTCGTCGGCGACCTGCGGGCCCAGGACCCGGACTCGTCACGGCTGACCTATACCGCGACCCGGCCCCAGCACGGCTCCGTCGTCGTCAACGCCGACGGCACCTTCCTCTACACACCCGACGACGACTATCCGGGGCAGGACACGTTCCAGGTCACGGTCAGCGACGCCCGCAGCGGCTTCCACATCCACGGCGCCGCAGGTCTGCTCAACTTGTTCACCTTCGGGCTGCTCGGTAGCAGCGGGCACCGCACCACACAGACCGTGTTCATCGGCTACGACCGCGCCACGGTCGTCGACGGCCTGGCCTCGCCGGTGGATTTCCGCTTCCTGCCCGACGGTCGCATCCTCGTCGCCGAGAAGGCCGGCGCGATCCGGGTCGTGGAGAACGGCGTGCTGCGCGCTGATCCCCTGATTCAACTGGCGGTGCGCACGGATTCCGAACGCGGCATCGCCGGGCTGGCCGTCGATCCGGCGTTCGCGACCAACGGCCGGCTCTACGTGGCGTACGTCGCCGCCGACACCACCCGAAACACGTTGGCCCGGTTGGTCGTCACCGGTGACACCGCGACCCTGGACAAGGTCCTGGTCGAGTCCTCGCTGTCAGCGGCGCCCAACCACCACGGCGGCGCGCTCGGTTTCGGCCCCGACGGCGCGCTGTACTGGGGTGTCGGTGACAACGCCGTCGGCGCCAACGCCCAGAACCTCGGCAACATCCACGGCAAGATCCTGCGGCTGCACACCGACGGCAGCGTCCCCGCCGACAACCCCGTGATCAACGGCGCGCGCACGCACATCTACGCGTACGGGTTGCGCAACCCGTTCCGGCTCACGTTCACCCCGACCGGGCAGCTGCTGGTGGCCGACGTCGGGAACGCGGGCTTCGAAGAGGTCAACCGCATCACCGCGGGCGGCAACTACGGCTGGCCGAGCTCGGAGGGCGTGTGCACCGCCGGGTGCGCAGGTAAGTCGGATCCGGTGTTCACCTATCCGCGCGGCGGCGGCGCGGCGATCACATCGGTGGCCGTGTACCAGGGCCGGGTGTTCATCGCCGACACCGTTCAGGGCTGGATCCGGACGCTGACCTGCACGCCGGACTACACCTCGTGCGGGGATGTGCGAACCTTCGACCCGGCAGCGGGTGCCACCGTCGTGCTGGCCGCGGGACCCGACGGCAATCTGTACCAGCTCACGTACTCACCGGGCCGGCTCGTCACGATCACACCGGCGACGTCGGTTTGA